The DNA window GatgttaaaaaaatattatttcgtCTCTGTAGTTGAAGAAGGGGCTGAACTTGGGACAGTTTTCCAAGGGGCAGGGGAAAtattccatcactgacaattttttaaacaaGTTTGGATCTTTTTCCTAAAATAGATGCTCTGGGAATAATTTTGTAAAATTCTGTATCTGTGAtacacaagaggtcagactagataatcacagtggtccctttcAGTCTTAGAGTAGAACCCGTGAAGGCCGGATCTAAACTATCTTTCAAAGTCCACATGCTGTAGTTATCTGATGTAGCCCTTTCATAAATTCAGAAGCCCAGAGACTGAAACACACAAAATTTCAATGAATAGAGTAGTCCTCTAGATAAACTCTCCAGCAGCTCAGAATAACACCTCTGTGTATACAACCTTTCTGATCCTCCCGATATATGACCCTGCATCTGCTTGAGGTGAAGCTTTGACATGTGCTAGCTGGCTGAAAACAGACAAGTTTGAAGTAACGTTGGAAAGTTGAGAGATACAGTTggaaaagttgaaaagaactAATTCAACTTTGCACCCTTCCTTATTTAAGTGAATGAGCTACCTTTGGTATTGTGTTTGTAGCTCAGTTCCTGGCCTTTCTCTCCTATGTTTAGGTGGTGGCTCTGGTGtagacttttttcccccaatttgGCTGTCTTGTCACCACAAGACTATACTACTGTAGCATTACAGCTTgagaccatttaaaaaaaatggaaagggtTTGACCTGAACTTAAACCAGTTTAAGTTTATTGAACTTTCTGCACCATTTTCATTGACTGCTTATTTCCTTTCCAGCAGAGCTTAGGATTTTAAGTTTAACTTGTAAATTGCTaaatttttgcatttttgagtgaTGTTTGCTGTTTGGAGCATTGCACAAATGATATTTTATAGCCATTTACTAGTATAGTGATACTATAATTTTAATTGCTGAAATTTGAAGTTCAGGGTGGGTatcttttttataaatatatgtaGATACGGGTAGTTCTTAACTTAGGTTTGACATGATGAACCACACTTATGTTTCTGAAAGAATGTTCTGATTTGACTTAGGATATTTGGTTTTGGCTTTATAACACTCACTGCTAATTCAGGAACCAATTGTGCCTTGAGTCTGAGGACTACCTGTGAAAGACATGATTTGAGATCTTGTTATCTGAGAAACAGCCTCTTTTCTGGGAGGCATTTATGATTGTGTGAGGCTCTCCTGGCTTAAATGGGAGAAGATACCAACAGGACCTTTTCCTCAAGGGGTATTTTGATCTGGAGTTCATGATCACATGTGGTTTGCAGATTTATCTGCATTCCAGACACTCACTAAACCTCTCTTGTTTGTTTCTCTTGGCCATTTGGGAAGGAGTTGAGATGAGGGATTTAGGCTAGTCAGATGTGGAGTGGTTGTGACTATAATCGTACTGTTGTAAAAGCTATTTTGAGTTGTGTGGGCAAGTCATTGATTAATTTTTGATGCTGTATGTATGCATTATGTTGGAACACAAACAGGTATGGCCTAGATACTATAATACAGGTCTGCATAAACAAACAATCCTGGCTGTGCCATGGTATCCCTCTTTGggtttgggcaagtcacttgaacTTGTCTTTCTCCTTTTGATTCTTGAGCAAAATGGGTAGAATATCTTCTTCCCAGATATGTTGGCAtctgatttatatttttaaagtgctttaaagATAAATCCTCTCAGTGGTAATTATTTACAATgagcccattttttttttttctcataggAATGATCTTGCAGTAGACAAaactaaaagaaagaaaagaagagaactgACTGAAGAACAGAAGCAAGAAATTAAAGATGCTTTTGAGTTGTTTGACACAGACAAAGATAAAGCAATAGATTATCATGAATTAAAGGTAACTTCTGTTTTGTACTTAACTTTTAATAGTCTGTATTTCTAAAAGAGCTCAGCACACATGTAGATATGTAAATTGGCCTTGTTTTTGGAAGTGTGTGGCATCCGAGAGCACTTGCTTTGGTGAAGGAGTGGTTAAATTTCAAAAGTGACAGGATTTGGAGTGAGAGTTCCAAGTATTCACACCCACAGTAGTAACATCTGCATTCTAGCAGTGGTCTGAGCTGCAACAATCACGCTGACAAAAGTTGAAGCACGAAGGGTTGCAAAATTGTGTCACATTTCCCCTCTAAACAGTACAATTGTATATCGGGGGGCCACAACTTGGATAGAACAAAAAGTGGGAGAGGCTACTGAAAAGCAACCTGATTTCCGTAGTCCCACAataggggaataaggggattttgaatgtGCGGGGTCTGTTCGAAGaggactcctgtgtagctgcgccgagccactagtgtttaaaagcagcactttcaaagcgtcacagctggaagcatcctaatgtgaacgaggcactgaatattcaattcagcacctcattaataatcttctaaatggccacttgcatggctatttcgaagttttggccaagtgtggccccaGCCCTTTTCTTTGAATGACTTATCTCTGTAGAGACATGCTAACTCATTCCTTCTTCCACCCATCTTTTTCAAAACTCAGCTGCTTTAGGTTTTCTGAAATTGGAAGAGAATTACGGACTATTTGGTGGAGGGTGGATGTTTTATACCTTTGACCAGTATGTTTAAGACTTACAAGAAATAATTGCATCCATATCTGTCATTATTGCACAAAAAGTTCAATAGCTGTGTGCATGTATGTGAATTCTGCACTGTGGAGCTGGAGACTGGACAGTTGAAGAATAGAGGCATATAAGAGGGAGTAACTGTCTTTCCTGTATAACCTTTATCTTCAGGGGAATTTGGATGTATATTGTAGAAGTGTGCTTTAGAGTGAATGCCAAAATTCTTAATTTAATTGTGGACAGGTAAAGCTACAAATATTCACAGTTGAAATAAAGAACATAGCTTCTCTCTAAAATTGATAGCTTGATGAAACATTTCCCTCTCCAGAAGAATTAGTTCTTTTTGTAAATTAAGGAAGAAGTCTGCTTGCCCACTAACTGTATTTGGTACGTCTTATAAAATCTCTGAAGGCATGAAATTTTACATGCCTTGCTTCATTTTGTGGCCTTTTTATAAGTACTATTTTTGAGAACTCTTTGGTTTATTTATAATTATACATATTAAAGTGTAACCAGTTGCTTACATTTCATCTTAGCTAATAAGATGCTAACTTAAGTAAAAAGAAAATTGTCGAATCTATACTTTGAAGATATATTGTACTTctgttttattccaaaaggtgGCAATGAGAGCCTTGGGTTTTGATGTAAAAAAAGCTGACGTGCTAAAAATACTTAAAGATTATGATAGAGATGCAACAGGCAAAATCACCTTTGAAGATTTTAATGAAGTTGGTATGTATATGATTTTAAATACATATTGAAAGTTGTCAGGAGAAAGTTGGTAGTAAAAAATAGTATTAATTTGGAGTCAGCAGCTTGCCCCTTACATTTCTCAACAGTACAGTTGAACAAAAGCTGGGTTTCACTTCATGTTTTGAGTGCTGTAGATAGAGAAGTAGAACAAGCTTTTCCCTATATTTTTTCAGAGACTCCTTGGCAttactttttttcctttggtagcctttcatacatttctgtttctcCATGTCCCTTATAGTAGCAGTAGAATATTAAAACGCTGTTTATGCTCATATGTGTTTTTGATTTGTAGAGCTTTCCAATGGCACCAGTCAGTAGGGTACTAGACATGTACACAGCCCTAGTCTACTTTGAGTTAGATTGATGTGTAGGGAAAGGTGTACTTTATGGGAGTGCAGTTGTGACTATTGTATATGAATGTTGTAGAATTCTAGTAGGTGATGAGGAGGAAAAAAGTAGTTGGGCACTGAAATGTATACAGATCCTTAAGAAAGAATTGCAATACATAGTACCACAGTGaaacttcagagttatgaacagctcaggaatggaggttgttcataagACTGAACAACCTTTGCCATTATGGTGGTTCTGGTAAAAGTCTACAACAGAATAttgatttaatacagctttgaaactttactatgcaaaaGAACAGTGCTGCTTTCAGCCATCTTAATTGaagtgaaacaagcacagaaacagtttcctgACCTTGTCCATTTTCTTTAAACCTTCTCTTTTCTGGTTTTGTAGTTCatagattttgtttttgtttctgctacCGCCTGATTACATATTTCTGGTTTCAGGGAGGCATGTCATGAACCTTCAATTTATAACTGTGGTGTTTGATACTGTCACTGTGGTTGATTTGAGAGGGGTGGGAAAAGGTCTTAACCAAAGATATTCCTATTAATGGGCTTTCACTCCAGGTTTCCTAATTTGCCAAAATGAAATCTTAAACACTTCATTGCTaaccatttttctctttttctcctaTGATTTTGTggctttttacattttttttattaaCGTAGCTAAATTGATTCAGATCTCCCTACTCTTTGTACTGCACCTAGTTATGATTTTTCTGGAGAAAGTACTTTTGTGTGTGACTGGTGGGTGTTGCTTCTGGTGAGATGGAATTTCTTTCTCGTGtgctttcctgtttttttttttgctccctCTTATCTCTTATGTTTGACCAATCTCTATTCTTCTGCCCCTATTCCTGCTTTGAGAGGCCATGAAGCagctcagctggacagcaccatTTACAGAATAGGAAGGTGATGCTCTTGTCTGAACTCATCTCCAAACTAAATGAAATTCTGCTTTGGTGAAGATGACTTGTCTCTTTCTCCTTAGCTGGTAGGGGATGCTTCATCTAGCTGAATGAACTGGACTGAGTGGGGTAACATGAGCGGCAGGAAGGACAATTACCATCCAGGAATTTACAGCACAAATTAGTTGAGCCACATTTTGTTTTCTTGAGGGAGACATACAGCTTGATCACATTCACTACTATACCAAAAGTTGTTTACTAGCTTAAAAATTAAGAATGAACTACATAAGAAACAGAAGCTGGGAAGAggcaacagggaatggattaCTTGCTCTGCTCTTGCCCTCTGAGCAGCCGGCATTgtccactgtcaggagacagaatactgggctttGGTCTGACTCACTATGGCCTTTCTTATTTATAAACTTtgataatgttttgttttggttttatattGTCAAGTACAAAATTAATCTGAAATTCAAAGAAGACATTCAGTCTTTTTAGattaatacatttcaattagTGTTTTGGAATGCTGTTTAGATAAGTAAATATAAATTTGTTATGGTCAAAGGACAACTAAGATGATTCAAGTAACATAGAGCCTCtgttcatatttattttaaaacaatatcaATACACGCAAATTTTGTAGCATAGCCACAATACATCTGTGATCTtagatctgatttttttcctgtcaaGGTCACTAAACAAGACAGTTCATTTAATCAAACAATAACAAGTTCCAAATGGTTCTGTAAGCCCCAGCAAGGGTGAAGTATTTAGAGTGATGCGTTGAAAGTCATAAATAGCAAGTACTGTAATATAAAACTTAGCAGGTACAAAGCATGTAAAGATATTTTTCTCAGCTGGTTTCTGAAATGGATGAAGCAagtatttgcaaaatattttgacatGACAGATTATTTTGTCTTGCTTTGTTTTCTGCTATAGGACTGACAAAGGGATGTGATGAAAAGAATAATCAAGATTCATTAAGCCTTCCTGGATTAGAGTCTTGCTTTATTTAGTAAAAGCCTCTTCAGTGTCATCTTAGGTCAGGGTTTTTTCCATAGATCATGAAACTGCAAGGGACTATTGTGATTGTCTGTTCTGACCTCGTGTATGAGAGACACCAAAGGAGTAGTCTGACTCTGTACCTGTTTGAACAagagcatatattttagaaaaataaccaatcttgatttaaaaatttccagtcATGGAAAATACATCCTAATCTTTGATATCTTGTTCAAATGGCTAATCATGCTCACTGTTCTGTTCTTGTTGCAGTTTGTATGTACTCTCTTTTAGATACACATGCTCTTCAGTGCCCAACTCTTTCAGTATAAAGAGGGTTCCACAAAATTTAGAAGCACAACAATCAGTCTGTGCATCTTTCACAGTagagctattccagaacaccAATTTGAAAGGGACTGTGGCTGTGTATGCCACAGGGTATTTTTTACTATTGCAATTGATTGACAATATTTTTGTCATTTATGGGTGCTTAAttcccccatcctccctccctccctgatcaacaaaagttttgctgtgtGAGTGCTGCTTCTGCTGACAAAGTGAAGACCCTCGTGGGGGCTAGAAAGATTTTGCAACAGTGTGGACAAACTGCATTCACACATGCCGATTTTTAACAAGCCTGTGTTGACGCGGCCTTGTTGCTGAAGGGTGCATAATGTAGACtggggatcagcaacctttccaaggcagagtgacaaaatttgaacttttgacctctataCACAGTGTCAGTGCtcgtaatactttttaaagtcactaccagtcctacttaaaacaacttcattaataaataagttaagatgcagggctttaccgatttaggtggtgggtggtagctttggctggtcttttgttaatccacaggcagcatgtctttgagcaagctcctggctctgTAGGGGAGGAGGGatagggatggggctgagctcccacctcgtgaGCTGATGAAATTTGGCTCACATGCCACGGGTTGCTGACTCCTTGGTGAAGACCTAGACTCAGTCTCCTACACGctggtgctgtgggaaaggcctaCATATCAAAAGCACAAATGAGGTTAAACTATTTTTTCAACCTGTATTGTAGCTGGATGTTCCACAATATGAGAGAGAGATGGGGGGAAGTAGAAGGAAATAAGGAAAAAATATGAGGCGTAAGTATATTGAACTGAATTTAAAAATGCAGGGATGAAAGTGTAAAGTGCTAGTAAAAAGTACGTGTACAATGAT is part of the Carettochelys insculpta isolate YL-2023 chromosome 5, ASM3395843v1, whole genome shotgun sequence genome and encodes:
- the CETN3 gene encoding centrin-3 — its product is MSLALRNDLAVDKTKRKKRRELTEEQKQEIKDAFELFDTDKDKAIDYHELKVAMRALGFDVKKADVLKILKDYDRDATGKITFEDFNEVVTDWILDRDPQEEILKAFKLFDDDDSGKISLRNLRRVARELGENMTDEELRAMIEEFDKDGDGEINQEEFIAIMTGDI